One genomic segment of [Phormidium] sp. ETS-05 includes these proteins:
- a CDS encoding transglutaminase domain-containing protein codes for MSLPTNPQGSAAVGGVRTVRPHGVYRLYGMAKADDKLIAIDPVRGHLLQIDPASDNTVVLNPFQAREFQDVTGLAIWEDTLWLTRGKSVYFCKDAVSSLGRQKLEPEHFVTLNYPADGVAVWDSAVYVTCQKTGSIMIFNRYSGTEITQFYAPGIGVENLTVREEELWVCDATEQTVYCMDRATGEVLFNILTPFESPTGLAFGVNPATGKEMLYVAYSGEEVYIRDDPNALDPHQLAFRDRVLIHPLNFHYNREGRYTLSNGYLLEFCYVEELSPLEEQQFENLEWRIALPADTHRQKLRSVEPIGLPFTEEIQDGQRSAVFKFDSLSPHEARIFGWKALVEVRSIKYQLDPLDVENLPPLPQEFQERYLVDNDNLAMDTEIVRKAAVEAVGRETNLLRQVLNIRDYVYDHLSYGIKPQIDPPDVVLERGVGSCGEYVGLLLALLRLNGIACRTIGRYKCPPYADRRIPQHPDYNHVWLEFYVPGFGWVPMESNPDDIQERGPYPLRFFMGLAWYHVELGKGIRFESLRLEGVPVHKRDIPIGDLALNHIRFKILEELVDFD; via the coding sequence ATGTCCCTTCCCACAAACCCCCAGGGTTCTGCCGCTGTTGGCGGAGTCCGGACAGTGAGACCTCATGGCGTTTACCGGCTCTACGGTATGGCGAAAGCTGATGACAAGCTGATTGCCATTGACCCAGTGCGAGGACATCTGCTGCAAATCGATCCGGCTTCGGATAATACGGTGGTTCTCAATCCCTTCCAGGCTAGAGAATTTCAGGATGTGACCGGTTTGGCGATTTGGGAGGATACTTTGTGGTTGACGCGGGGAAAGAGTGTTTATTTTTGCAAAGATGCGGTCAGCAGCTTGGGGAGGCAGAAACTAGAGCCGGAGCATTTTGTCACGCTCAACTACCCAGCGGATGGGGTGGCTGTGTGGGACTCGGCGGTGTACGTCACCTGTCAGAAAACCGGCTCAATAATGATTTTCAACCGTTATAGCGGTACTGAGATTACTCAGTTTTATGCTCCGGGAATTGGGGTGGAAAATTTGACGGTACGAGAGGAGGAGTTGTGGGTTTGCGATGCTACGGAGCAAACGGTGTACTGTATGGACAGGGCTACCGGGGAGGTGCTATTTAATATCCTGACGCCGTTTGAATCCCCGACGGGGTTGGCTTTCGGAGTGAATCCGGCCACGGGTAAGGAGATGCTGTATGTGGCTTATTCGGGGGAAGAGGTTTATATCCGCGACGATCCGAATGCTCTCGACCCGCACCAACTGGCATTTCGCGATCGGGTCTTGATTCATCCCCTCAATTTCCACTACAACCGGGAAGGGCGCTACACTCTCTCTAATGGCTACCTGCTAGAATTCTGCTATGTGGAGGAACTCTCTCCCCTAGAGGAGCAGCAATTTGAAAATCTGGAATGGCGGATTGCTTTGCCTGCTGACACCCACCGGCAAAAGCTGCGCTCTGTGGAGCCGATCGGCCTCCCCTTCACGGAAGAAATCCAAGATGGACAGCGCTCGGCGGTGTTTAAATTCGATAGTCTCTCCCCCCATGAAGCTCGCATTTTCGGCTGGAAGGCCCTAGTAGAAGTACGGAGTATCAAATACCAGCTTGACCCCCTGGACGTGGAAAATCTGCCTCCCCTCCCGCAGGAGTTTCAAGAGCGCTATTTGGTGGATAATGACAATCTGGCGATGGATACAGAAATTGTCCGCAAAGCTGCGGTGGAAGCGGTGGGGCGGGAAACCAATTTACTGCGCCAAGTGCTGAATATTCGGGATTATGTTTATGACCATCTCTCCTATGGCATTAAACCCCAGATTGACCCCCCGGATGTGGTTCTGGAGCGCGGAGTCGGCTCTTGTGGCGAATATGTGGGCTTGCTGTTGGCGCTGCTGCGCCTGAATGGAATTGCTTGTAGGACGATCGGACGTTACAAGTGCCCCCCCTATGCCGATCGGCGCATCCCCCAACATCCTGACTACAATCACGTCTGGTTAGAGTTTTACGTCCCTGGCTTTGGCTGGGTGCCAATGGAATCTAATCCCGATGATATCCAGGAGCGCGGTCCCTATCCCCTACGGTTTTTTATGGGTTTGGCTTGGTATCATGTGGAATTAGGCAAGGGGATTCGCTTTGAAAGTCTCCGGCTGGAGGGCGTTCCGGTGCATAAGCGGGATATTCCGATCGGGGATTTAGCCCTCAACCACATCCGGTTTAAGATTTTAGAGGAGTTGGTCGATTTTGACTGA